One genomic segment of bacterium includes these proteins:
- a CDS encoding CARDB domain-containing protein: protein MDCGETCDADFNEGTGVSLTAIPDSGSRFVSWGDECGSCGTQTICNITMDVDKACSATFDLSPVSGPDLVVSSLTAPESARPGGLIRVMNSVTNQGTEKAGRSKVGFYLSANDDPTIGPEDLLMGSRSVPPPAGPRKLAPGKTSSTKKRLRIPSDTVAGTYYVKAKADHQDVVQETDETNNILVSGEINIQ from the coding sequence ATTGACTGCGGTGAAACGTGCGATGCTGATTTTAACGAAGGAACGGGTGTAAGCCTGACGGCGATTCCTGATAGCGGCTCAAGGTTTGTGAGCTGGGGTGATGAGTGCGGTTCCTGCGGGACGCAGACCATCTGCAACATAACCATGGATGTGGACAAGGCCTGCAGTGCGACATTTGATTTGTCACCGGTAAGCGGTCCTGATCTTGTGGTAAGCTCTCTGACAGCGCCGGAATCAGCAAGACCGGGAGGTTTAATACGTGTAATGAACTCTGTGACAAATCAGGGCACCGAAAAAGCAGGCCGCTCAAAGGTGGGTTTTTATCTGTCCGCCAATGACGACCCGACCATAGGCCCCGAGGATCTATTGATGGGCTCAAGGAGTGTTCCCCCGCCAGCGGGTCCGCGAAAGCTTGCACCGGGCAAGACATCCAGTACCAAGAAACGACTCAGGATCCCGTCAGACACAGTGGCTGGCACATATTATGTCAAGGCAAAGGCTGATCATCAGGATGTGGTCCAAGAGACAGATGAGACCAACAATATCCTTGTGAGCGGGGAGATCAATATTCAGTAG